In Carassius gibelio isolate Cgi1373 ecotype wild population from Czech Republic chromosome A10, carGib1.2-hapl.c, whole genome shotgun sequence, the DNA window taaaaatggtaCCATAAAGAAAAAAGGGCATTGATTATCAAGGCTTAGTGCCCCAAAAGGTATGTTAGTGTATGTATGCATAAACTTCAAAAACAATTCATTATCTGCAGTAATACAAACCAAATTGTGCTGTGTTGATCATCAATAATACTGGATaatataaaagcaaataaaattacaTGGTGAAACATATAAACAGGGAAGGGGCTCACTTGTACTGTAACTCAGTTACTGTCTTTGGTAGTTGCAGTAACTAGCTGTTTAGCCGCCTTGGCAATGTCGTAGGCACACTGAATAACCTGCTGGGAGTCGTGTGATGTGGCCTTTTGACATTCACCCTGCAGACGGCTGGCACTGGAGGTCAAGAGGCGCAGGGACCCGCGAACAGTCTCAGAGGATGGCCTCTgtaattattcataaatataattaataaccaTTAAGTGCTTGCTTTGGATGCAAAAACATTAGacaatgatataaatatatatatattcttcattaAGGCAaagtattctttttggctcaagGCTTACCTTAGGGAATAACGTAGCCATTTCTGTCACTGCTATGAGAATTCTCTCTGAACACGGGACGAAGCTTCAACAAAGAAATACaattctttcattttattatcttattatattgATAAAAAGGGGCTTTTTAATTCTGACTCAaatattaccattttaaaatattattttaaaatattattacttgttttattatttagGAGAAGTAGAAACAAATATGAAGTgaaatgacatacagccaagtatgatgacccattctcagaattcgtgctctgcttttaacccatccaaagtgcgcacacacagcagtgaacacacacacagcagtgaacacacacacagcagtgaacacacacacagcagtgaacacacacacacccggagcagtgggcagccatttatgctgtgttccccggggagcagttggggttcattgccttgctcaagggcacctcagtcgtgataTTGCCGGCCcgtgactcaaacccacaaccttagggttaggggtcaaactctctaaccactaggccatgacttcagCTCTCCTttcactgtgtaaaaaaaaaagccactgtGGTTGCTTTGGTGTTCCGGGTGGTTTTTAACTCTAAGAACAACTAATGATTAAAAATGGCTTTTCTTACCCttgatttaaacttttaaatctaaatatgatGGATGCTTagatcattttctttatttaaggCTGAACTGAGTGTGAATCAAGTATGCATCTAATCTTAAAACCAACCAGAACACCAAAGCAACCACACAGTGGCTTTTTTTTACACTGTGAAAGGAGAGCTGAAGTGCAGATCTGGGTTAGTGTAATGCTAACCTATCGTATTGTTCTCCCATGAATGAATAATGATCTGCACTGACCGGAGACTGAGAAAACCAGAACAGATCAAGCAGTGTTCAGTATATTGGATCCAAATCAATGTTTCTGATACTTATGTGTATACTGAACATACTGCATGCTGTAAACTcaccaaaaaagaaacaaagcatGTGCCATTTGTGAATTTACATGTGCATCCTTCCATCTTGATCATGTGTTGTTATATCCCAGCTGTGTTGACACAAACCCATTACTTGCATTACCAGATAAAGGAGACTCTGTGTCCCTGGGGCTAATACCATTGGAGTTTCCAACTGGAGACTGGGTCCTTTCACCCATTTTATGCCAATAAACCCCCCCATGCTGTGGCCACACAAAGGCCAGACTAATTTTCTTACCTCTCATGTTTATTCTCTTGTGCAGCTCGGAGTAATTCCTGGATGTTCTTAGTGATCAGCTCCGTTTTGCTGATGACGTCCTCTGTGCACGGTAGAGACGAGTCACACTCGGCCTCAGATGGGTTTTCTGACTGCAGCACTGTACCATCGCCAGGCCAGCCGCTCACCCTGGAGAAATTATTCTGCATTGACCTGTGGGGAAAGTGGAAGggttcagtgttaaaaaaaagaaagaaaaaaaaaacatttgaatatatagtttttaaaacaACAGTAGGTTTAAAGACAAACCCAGACTCGTCCATCTCAATGTGGTTCAGTGCATTGTCATAGTCACTTTCCGGCATGCCGCTCTGGGCGTCTAATGTGGATCCCTGTAACAGGAATAGAGTCGCAGTGAGCTTTCTGCAGAAACAAGGGATGCTACCCGTTACTGAGAACTGGTGCTCACTTAAAGCTCGAAGACACAACATCATGCTTTTGGTGTAGAATCAAAACATCAGCATAACAGAGCTGTAAACCAGAAACATACTCCACCCAAGCAGTCACAGGCAGATGCTTGGACAACATTTTGTAAATACTTAAACGTGTTCTCACATTACCAATCCAGTATCAACCCTCAAAACACAAGGGGGAGATGGAGTTACCTTCAAACATCTGTCGTATTAATCTGCCCTGCATTATTATACAAATAGCTAGCTATAAACTTGTTAACAGTTCAACTGACTTCATCAACAAGACTCTCTTCAAACCAACTAAAGAAGACCGCAAAGCAGTGCACTAACAaaaccaaggtcatgggttcataAAAGAACTAACCAAATGTTTACCTTCAATAATCTAAATTGATTCGTATAAAACCATCTGCCAAAATGTAAATGATCGGATTACATTCTGATACATTTCAAAATGAGGAACGACGTCAAACTTGTGTGGCTAGAAGCATCTGCATTCATGTACTTGCGTGGAGTATGTTTTGGATCTGAGAGCCAGTGACTGCTTTCAAGCGGAGTTGTGAGTAATGTTAAAAGCTGGCGTTTCTCGCGGTGCGTACGGTTTAACGTTAGTAGTCCAGCTGAGGAGCAAGATGTCAATTGGTTGGATAGATCGGTGGCTCATGCACTGGGTGAATGGGGGACAGATAAAAGAGAAGCCCTTTCAACAGCCTGTTCACTGAGCAGGTACTTCACCCTTTGGGTTATTTCATCCCAGGACCAGGACAGAGTTGAGGGGAACGTGGGAAGGGAGGAGAAGGCAGTCACCGGGGGACCCTTCCCAATCTAAAAAGGGTTCAGATTATGTTTTAAGTGggcaaagggattttttttttattttatattaatgcaaaaaaatagaaTTGGGCTATCAAAGCATACCTGAGGTGATGATTCACTGGGTTACTAAATGAGTTAAAACCAAGGGAATAATGAAACAGGAACGCTGCTACAACCAATTCCGGACTTGGTTTGTACTTACATTTGATGGCAGTGGTTGAAGAGTCAGGGTTGTGTCAGGGCAGACGGTTTCTCCTCTAGGGAGGTACTGTCTCAGACCCGAGCCGGTCTCATACATCGACATGGCCCTACAGCCGCGTGGAGGTGCCCTGTTCGGGAGGTCCTGCGACCTTGCCAAACTGTTAGGTGTATGCCATTTCAGAGTGCTGTTCTCATTCTGGAGGGAGTTCAGCTGAAATGAATGCACCAAGCAGAGTCAGGCATTTGGAGCAAAGATGGGAGTGTTGAGTAGGGCTGGGCgagatggcaaaaaaataaaatctaatttgatCTGACTGCTTACCTTGCTCTGCATGAGTCTCAACTCCTCACTAAGATGGCAGTTGACTTTGAGGAGCTGCTGGATCTTTGCTTCAGAGGCGGTGAGGGCACTTTTCACTTCCATCAACTCCTGCACAGAGATGAGACTGTCCGACAAGTCTGAGGACTCTGAGCTCTGAGAAAAGAGATCACATTTCAAATTTGGTCCCACGCACAATTACACACCCAGGGGAACTCCTGATGTACCTTGGTCCGCTCGTCTTTTCCAGATGTTGGTTCTTGCTCGGTATCCTCATCGGATGCCACACTGTCATAATCAGGCTGATCCAGCTCCGGACTTTCACTGCCACGACGGTTCCCAATGTCCTTCAGAATTAACTCTACATTGTCTGGACAGAAACCAAAGGGACAAAGTTTAGCTTTATGCATTATACATTTCATGATAAAAGAAAAACCCCTTCATCACCTTTAAAATTATCAGTAGAATTTCCTTGTTGACGCCGCTTGGCATCAGTTAAAATATCGACAACCAGCGTTGCAAACTCATGTGCATTAAACCTTGCAAGCTTCTGACGTCCCTGCATACAGAAGGAAACTCATCAAAACTCATCAAACCAACTCCATGATTTAAGAAGGTGGGTACGCATCTGTGTCAATGTACCTGATTCCTAGTGGAAGAATATTCAGGGTTGACAGGGAGGAAAGGTACCACCGTGGTGTCAGTTACTAAGGTGCTGTGGTTCTGAGTCGTAAGCCAGGCTATAATCGCAAAAGAATGACACCATTCCAAATGTTAGGATAAAATCAGGATAGGTACTTTGGGGGGACAAGTGGACAGAGATCAGGATATTACACTTCTAACCTGCATCCGTTTCTCTTCGGTCAACTTCATCATAAACATCCATAGCTAGTTCTTCAAACTGATGATTACTGAGCTGAGAGCAGCACAACAAGGTTATTATACAAACAGCAAATCTCAGGTgtcaaaatgaaatttttttttaaatataaataacccAGAATGTGTGAAGACAAAATCAGGTTCAActttacaaaagaaaaacaacaacagcaaactaCTTTACAACTTACTGATTGAAGCTTCTTCTTAGCTGCTTTGGCCAATTCTGACAAGTCAAGACTGCTGTATGTAAAATTAAATGAAGAGAGCTGTTATCATCTGATCATAAGTTAGTCTAGCAAGACAAGCAGGTTCTACTTCCATACTTACACATTTCTTATCCATATGGAGgcagcaaagaaaacaaattctGCAATTAagttttttaatcaaaaacagatTAGAGATAGGTGTGATTCAAAAATGAACGTATCCTACCTGTCAGCTAGTTGAGGAATTATAAAGTGTTGACCATTTTTAtgatctgaaaaaagaaaaaaaaactgagtctTTTCAGGCTCTAAACTCTTTGAGATACATGTTGTACTCTTTTAAGGAGCTACTGCGGACTGACCTGGCTTTCTTCCACACAGATAGAACGCTAGTCTATCGGTCAGCTCATACTGGATCTCCACCAGTCTGTCTGCAAGTTCCTGGTGTCCTGCCTGCCTATAGTAGGACATTACAGATTACAGAACATTAAACATAATCGAAAACTTCTAGCGACATATAATTAATTCTTTGTATTGATCCCTCAGATCTGCTTCTCTCTCACCTGGCGTAGTCAATAGGAGTATTCCCAGAACTGTCGGGTGCTCCGGGATCTGCTCCATACACGGTGAGCAGCTCTGCCTGGAGCAGCTGGCCTGCTTTAGCGGCCACATGTAATGGAGTATTTCCTTTCTCCTGAAGAAAACAAATGATGGGGCATTCCCTGGCATAATTCAGTTTAGGACAATACCGCTTCCATTACATAtagaaaaaacaaagcaaaacaatgaAAACTTATTCAATCTTAGCAGTAGATCGACACAAAGATATCTATATACACTGTCATGCAGAACACAGTATTTTCATATTTGGTCAAAGCTGATTTCTGAAATCAGGTATTATCAACTAGACTCAGAgattcattttttgtgtgtgtcagtgttggtatagttattgtttttaatatgttgttttaatatttcattccCTAGAACAGAAAAAGGAGCAATAGCTTTAAAACTTACTGGATGGAAAAAGTTGGCCTGTGCTCCCAATGACAACAGCCTCAGACATGTTTCCAAATTGCCGGTTCGAACACTAGAGTGCAGTTGCTGGGGGAAAAAGGACGAATTCATGGTTTATTTGGTCTCATGAACTTGAAGATCACATCAGACGTAAATCTTTGCTATCCCTTGTTTGAATCTCAGTTTTATCTTGGAGGTTCTTGTCCActcatgttatttattattaataatatattaccttGCTGAGGTCTTTAGCTGTAACGCTGTCATCTTCACGACATGGCATTCGATGAACAAATGCCAGCATTTGATATTTAGCCTttatgaaatctgttttgttGGGGCTGAGAGAGAGGATAAACAACAAAGTGAACATGTTTATGCCGAGAGATTTGCTTTGTACTAGACTTCACGGTGTATGGGACTCACTGGACTCGGTCCTGAGGATTGGCTTTACGTTTTCCACTCATGATGGAAGATGGATCCAGAAGACTGTGTTCCCAAATTGAATTCGCTCCATTATTGTACAGGGACTTCACCATCTGTGGATAAACACCAAACTTCCACTTTGAGAcagaaagcaaacacataaaatgctGCAATGGCATTTCTGAGACTCCAACATCAGACGCACGAGAAGTTTCGAGACGGATGTTGTGGCGTCTTACGGAAATAACCACAGGTCTGAATTTAGCCTAATGCAGTATGTTTTTAATATGACTTGTTTATCTCTTCTGGTAATTCAAGACGCTGGACGTGATGTGTACTTATTTAATCTTTTTAGTGTGATGCATACAAACAAAGCTAGAATGGGAAGCTGATAAGACTGCGGTGTTCTACTCCTGTCAGAGGAACTGAGGTACAATGCCTCATTTCCTTTTAATGAACCACAGGAAATGCAAAGCTAAGCGGCTCCGCATCAGAGCATGCAGCATGGGTCTTCACCTGGAGCTGTGAGGGGGGCCACAGAGTTTGGGTCAAGTGCCGGACCTGAGAACTGTGGCGGCCCAGACCTCGGTGAATACTGCAGCATTCGTCACAGATCAGAACTCCACGATTGATCGAGGCCCAACGAGGATCtgagagggagaaagaaaagCATTGTGAGTCACGAAGTATTGCACAACACGGTTACAAATTCCCCTGAAAAGGCAGATCCTGACATTATTTTCTAGTCATGCTTCCCTTTGTCACATAATGGCCCTTACAAAACTTTGAGCCATACATCTGCATTTATACATATGACTCTTTTGTACAAATGGACAGATGTGCTTGTTTCCATTGAAGCACAACATGCTCTTTAGGTCATTCGCACATAATACAGTATCATTAGAATTCAAGTGCTGCTatagtcaataaaataaaataagtacagTAACTTATTTAATGCCCTTATTTAATGTTTCCATAATAActctgatttttacatttattctctggTGTGCAACAAATAGCATTTTAGCAGTCAGATATAGTGCAAAATAAAGGTTCATTATATGTAGATCAATGAGACCAGTTGGATGACAAACAATGCTATAAAAATATAAGCGCATACAATAGTTCGAAAAACGAATAATAATCTGAacgctaaataataataataataataataataaaaataagttgtacattttctcacattttttaataacaacTTGTCCTTAAACAAGTTATTTAAgttgtatgttttattataataacaataactgtTACGACA includes these proteins:
- the LOC128020945 gene encoding ARF GTPase-activating protein GIT2-like isoform X1, which translates into the protein MMSIRARNREICADCSAPDPRWASINRGVLICDECCSIHRGLGRHSSQVRHLTQTLWPPSQLQMVKSLYNNGANSIWEHSLLDPSSIMSGKRKANPQDRVHPNKTDFIKAKYQMLAFVHRMPCREDDSVTAKDLSKQLHSSVRTGNLETCLRLLSLGAQANFFHPEKGNTPLHVAAKAGQLLQAELLTVYGADPGAPDSSGNTPIDYARQAGHQELADRLVEIQYELTDRLAFYLCGRKPDHKNGQHFIIPQLADSSLDLSELAKAAKKKLQSLSNHQFEELAMDVYDEVDRRETDAAWLTTQNHSTLVTDTTVVPFLPVNPEYSSTRNQGRQKLARFNAHEFATLVVDILTDAKRRQQGNSTDNFKDNVELILKDIGNRRGSESPELDQPDYDSVASDEDTEQEPTSGKDERTKSSESSDLSDSLISVQELMEVKSALTASEAKIQQLLKVNCHLSEELRLMQSKLNSLQNENSTLKWHTPNSLARSQDLPNRAPPRGCRAMSMYETGSGLRQYLPRGETVCPDTTLTLQPLPSNIGKGPPVTAFSSLPTFPSTLSWSWDEITQRGSTLDAQSGMPESDYDNALNHIEMDESGSMQNNFSRVSGWPGDGTVLQSENPSEAECDSSLPCTEDVISKTELITKNIQELLRAAQENKHESFVPCSERILIAVTEMATLFPKRPSSETVRGSLRLLTSSASRLQGECQKATSHDSQQVIQCAYDIAKAAKQLVTATTKDSN
- the LOC128020945 gene encoding ARF GTPase-activating protein GIT2-like isoform X2, with product MMSIRARNREICADCSAPDPRWASINRGVLICDECCSIHRGLGRHSSQVRHLTQTLWPPSQLQMVKSLYNNGANSIWEHSLLDPSSIMSGKRKANPQDRVHPNKTDFIKAKYQMLAFVHRMPCREDDSVTAKDLSKQLHSSVRTGNLETCLRLLSLGAQANFFHPEKGNTPLHVAAKAGQLLQAELLTVYGADPGAPDSSGNTPIDYARQAGHQELADRLVEIQYELTDRLAFYLCGRKPDHKNGQHFIIPQLADSSLDLSELAKAAKKKLQSLSNHQFEELAMDVYDEVDRRETDAAWLTTQNHSTLVTDTTVVPFLPVNPEYSSTRNQGRQKLARFNAHEFATLVVDILTDAKRRQQGNSTDNFKDNVELILKDIGNRRGSESPELDQPDYDSVASDEDTEQEPTSGKDERTKSSESSDLSDSLISVQELMEVKSALTASEAKIQQLLKVNCHLSEELRLMQSKLNSLQNENSTLKWHTPNSLARSQDLPNRAPPRGCRAMSMYETGSGLRQYLPRGETVCPDTTLTLQPLPSNGSTLDAQSGMPESDYDNALNHIEMDESGSMQNNFSRVSGWPGDGTVLQSENPSEAECDSSLPCTEDVISKTELITKNIQELLRAAQENKHESFVPCSERILIAVTEMATLFPKRPSSETVRGSLRLLTSSASRLQGECQKATSHDSQQVIQCAYDIAKAAKQLVTATTKDSN